Proteins encoded in a region of the Calypte anna isolate BGI_N300 chromosome 15, bCalAnn1_v1.p, whole genome shotgun sequence genome:
- the TBC1D10A gene encoding LOW QUALITY PROTEIN: TBC1 domain family member 10A (The sequence of the model RefSeq protein was modified relative to this genomic sequence to represent the inferred CDS: deleted 3 bases in 3 codons) — protein sequence MAKSRGPGGPGSPGGHHSLAGTRESLAEPPADELSSLGSDSEVNGGGPEERRVDKFGFIVGSRSAEGPLEEVPLEVLRQRESKWLDMLNNWDKWMAKKHKKIRLRCQKGIPPSLRGRAWQYLSGSKVKLEQNMGKFDELDLLPGEPKWLDVIERDLHRQFPFHEMFVSRGGHGQQDLFRVLKAYTLYRPEEGYCQAQAPIAAVLLMHMPAEQAFWCLVQICEKYLPGYYSEKLEAIQLDGQILFSLLHKVSPVAYKHLSKQKIDPILYMTEWFMCAFSRTLPWSSVLRVWDMFFCEGVKIIFRVGLVLLKHTLGSSDKLKSCQGQYETMERLRALSPKIMQETFLVQEVIELPVTERQIEREHLIQLKKWRETHGELQCKSPPRLHGAKAISEAEPPPRKALEPVPSIIVPSGPAPVPKARKSKEKSRERARPAPPMAPELRATGRPGSARELLHPQVSPHHHQSKESLTSRESEDTYL from the exons ATGGCCAAGAGCCGCGGGCCCGGCGGGCCCGGCTCGCCCGGCGGCCACCACAGCCTGGCCGGTACC CGCGAGAGCCTGGCCGAGCCGCCCGCCGACGAGCTCAGCTCCCTCGGTTCCGACTCCGAGGTCAACGGCGGCGGCCCCGAGGAGCGG CGGGTCGATAAGTTCGGCTTCATCGTC GGCAGCCGCAGCGCCGAGGGACC gctggaggaggtccccctggaggtgctgaggcAGAGGGAATCCAAATGGTTGGACATGCTCAACAACTGGGACAAGTGGATGGCCAAAAAGCACAAGAAG ATCCGACTGCGGTGCCAGAAGGGGATCCCCCCCTCCCTGCGGGGCCGGGCCTGGCAGTACCTGTCTGGGAGCAAGGTCAAACTGGAGCAGAACATGGGCAAGTTTGAT gAACTGGATCTCCTGCCAGGGGAGCCCAAGTGGCTGGATGTGATAGAGAGGGATCTCCACCGGCAGTTCCCCTTCCACGAGATGTTTGTCTCACGTGGAGGCCATGG gcagcaggatcTGTTTCGGGTGCTGAAGGCGTACACCCTGTACCGCCCAGAGGAGGGGTACTGCCAGGCACAGGCTCCCATCGCTGCcgtcctgctcatgcacatgCCAGCCGAG CAAGCATTCTGGTGCCTGGTGCAGATCTGTGAGAAGTACCTCCCTGGTTACTACAGTGAGAAGCTG GAGGCCATTCAGCTGGACGGGCAGATCCTCTTCTCACTGCTGCACAAGGTCTCCCCTGTGGCTTACAAGCACCTGAGCAAGCAGAAGATTGACCCCATCCTCTACATGACCGAGTGGTTCATGTGCGCCTTCTCCCGCACGCTGCCCTGGAGCTCTGTCCTGCGTGTCTGGGACATGTTCTTCTGTGAAG GGGTGAAGATCATCTTCCGGGTGGGCTTGGTGCTACTCAAACACACCTTGGGCTCCTCAGACAAACTGAAGTCCTGCCAGGGCCAGTATGAGACCATGGAGAGGCTGAGGGCCCTTAGCCCCAAGATCATGCAGGAGACCTTCCTGGTGCAGGAG GTCATCGAGCTGCCGGTGACAGAACGTCAGATCGAACGGGAACACCTGATCCAGCTGAAGAAATGGAGGGAGACCCACGGGGAGCTGCAGTGCAAATCCCCCCCGCGCCTGCACGGCGCCAAAGCCATCAGCGAGGCGGAGCCTCCCCCCCGCAAGGCGCTGGAACCCGTCCCCTCCATCATCGTCCCCTCGGGCCCCGCTCCCGTGCCCAAGGCCCGCAAGAGCAAGGAGAAGAGCCGAGAAAGAGCCCGGCCAGCCCCGCCAATGGCCCCGGAACTGAGGGCAACGGGGCGCCCCGGCTCGGCCCGGGAGCTGCTGCACCCCCAGGtctccccccaccaccaccagtcCAAGGAGAGCCTGACCTCCCGGGAGAGCGAGGACACGTACTTGTAG